The DNA window CCAGCGGTCCCCCGCATGGCAACGAagccatatatatatatatatatatgatatatatttgtgaggtttatataattcaattcaGCTGAAATTTGATCTCAAAACtacattaattattgaatatgtTATTAAATTGATTGAATACTAAATTGTGTAAgcaaaaaaaagtgaattgaATGAGACATTGGAGAGAGCGAAGTAGCGAAGTGGGAGGCAGCACAGAGCCAATATGCCAGCGGGATGGCCACGAAAGATGCCAAGTTGCCACGGTTGAATCGAAGCCTCAATTCcgcctttttcttcttctttctctcatcTCTTCAAATATACAATTTAATTTCTCCTTTGGAGCAATTGAAAAgccaataaaaaaatcctaattttttttttatttttttttatataaatattaaactaaactctccaaattaactaattttttaaatatatgtgtTGAAAATATACTCAGTGAGAATAGGAAATATAGTCCCGTCTacctactttctttttcattcctAAGATTGGGCTCTCGGCCCTACAAGTAAAATTGACATTTCTATCtctaattttagttttaaatctatttaaaGGATGTCTATAATTGTcactataattattataagtcttcttaattttttaaaacttgattcttagaaaacaagaaaagtagGGCATCAAGCTaacttttgattaaaaataaattcaaaccgatatttaaaaaaaaaataaaaaatagaaaactttATGTCACAAATAATGATGCTTAAAAATCTAGCTTCCATCCTATCCtctgtccatttatttttcttattcgTCTTCATCTATGATTTcgaatatttttcttattcgTCTTCATCAATAATTccgaaaattttcttttgttttaaattaaaaaaaaaaataacgatATATAAATTCTACATTTgcctttaaatatttttacaattttatctCACTActtaatagatttttttttataatacaaatattaaattgatcaatatttatttaaattttcaactaaataagtattttatttttgttttttttttttttaaattcaacaatAAGTATGAGATTAATAAATGCACGACATTtactaaaatagaatattagtaaaagaaaattaaattataattattatttttttcttcacaattttaaGGTTGATAAAAACAaggtaattaataaaattttggatcaAAAAGATCTGGGGTGGGTTCTTCGTAGCCAGTAAGGAGTTCTACAACTCTGCTCATTGCAGGCCTCTGGTTTCGATCTTCCTTCACACACAGCAGAGCCACTTTCAACAGTATTTCTATCTTCTTCTTGCTTTGCTTGTCTTCCACCTTCAATCTTGGATCCATCACCTTCTCCACCTCACCTTTCTCTGCAACTTTCATTATCCATTTCACCAAATCTGTGCTGCTTCCACCATCGTTGCCAACGCTGGACGATTGAAACCCATATGCGTTTTTTCCACTCACCAGCTCCAACACAACAATCCCGTAGCTGTAAACGTCTGCTTTCGCGTCAATTTTCAGGTTCATCATCCACTCCGGAGCTAAATAACCCCTCGTCCCTCTCACCTTCGAGAATCCACTCTCATTGATCTCTCGAAACAGCTTCGACATTCCGAAATCAGCAACTTTCGACTCCAAAGCTTCGTCGAGAAGTATGTTTTGAGGCTTCACGTCGCAATGAAGAACCCACTCAAGACATTCTTCATGTAAATATGACAACCCCTTCGCTGTTCCAACAGCAATCTCGTATCGCTGCTCCAATCCCAACACTTGGGATGAATCCGAGAATAGATGTTTGTCCAAAGACCCATTTTGCACATACTCATAAACCAACATCTTATGCTGTTTCTCAGCGCAAAAACCCCACAATTTCACCAAATTCTTATGGTTTATCTTTCCAATGATGCTCACTTCTGCCCAAAACTCTGCATCGCCTTGTAAAACGCCTTCCAGTCTCTTCACCGCCACAAGCCGTCCATCATCCAACTCTCCTTTGTAAACCGTTCCAAACCCTCCTTTCCCAATCTCTTGCTTGAAGTTCTTGGTGGCTCTCTTTAATTCAGCATACGAGAATCTCTTGAACCCCATGGCCAATACAATGTAACCCATGTTAACAAATTCCTCATTTACCCGCTTCCGGAACACATTCCACCACCCGAATCCAACAAAAACGAGCTCACTAATCCCAACGGTAACCACCACTCCAAGTAACAACCCTATATAACGAAACTTACTACTGTCCTCTGCATACAAATGATCTGCTCCCAAAACAGTCTGTGAGCCCGAGCAATCCAAATCACTCGTCGAAATTTGCTGCCTCAATGACGGCCCGCCTTTCCTGGTCTTAATAAACATTAGCACAATCGTGTCGGGCTTTCGATACCCATTACGAAGAGCGCTTTTGGGATAACATTGTCCCGTGCCATCGAGTGCATATCCAAATCCAGTGCACTCGCAGCTACTAAGGCACAAATCCCTACACGTTTCGAGGGATATTTCTTGCCTATAAGCCCAATCATGCCCAAAGTAATCCGTATTAGGAAGGGCGATGAAATCCATTTCTTTGGAAGAATTAGTGGAATCGCAAGTCAAATTCAAAAGGGGTCTGCACCCTTTGGTCCAATCCGAAGGATCATTTCTAGTGAAACCGGGAGGACAGGAACAAGCCGGTAATGGGTTATATTCGCAAATACCGTAGTCCCCACATAACCCATGAACCATACAAGCATCTATACGCGCACCGGAAGGAAGCCAGGAGATGGTCCAGTTGCCTGTTGATTCATCGAGGCTATACAATCTCAAAACCCCATCAAAATCAACCGTCAATCTCCTCTTGGGACCCAACCCATAATCGGTAGcgttgaatttgaaattgtcACTCGATTCAAAACCTCccattttgtttaaaattgcAATTCTAGAGCTGTTATACGGAGATCGACCATTCACGAAAACCGTGACCATGGTATCCGGCCAATAAATACCGGAAAGTGAAGGGGTGTTGTATAAGAGATTCAAGATATTGTAGTCGTTGAATTTGAAGTAGTAAAAGCCTGATAAATATATACCTCGATTTTGCATTGAAATTAAAGTTGATGTCTTCAGAAACCGCTGCTCTGGAAGCAGAGTGTCGGTGGGGAAATCAAAGCTCTGCCAAATGAAACTCTGAGATTGATTCATCACTACGAGATTTCCAGTTTCGAGAAGTCGGAGTTGAATATTGCCACCAGAAACAGTGTCGCTGGACCAAACCACGGTGCCGTCTGCATCGGTGAGAACCAAATTGGAATTGACGTTGAGGGTCAGTCTGGATTTCTCTCCGTTAACCGGTTTGTCTCTGTTGGCCATCCATACCACAGTTTTGTCGAAGCTATTTGTGTACCATATTGAATAGCAATAAGAATTGTTACCCACGCGATAAAACCCAGATGAAAATGTTCCATTTGGGGAAATTAAGAACTGATTCTCGTCCTCAACGGCTATGGAGTTTCCGGGTGTCAAACTCTGCAACCCGACCGGCGCCGCCGCCCAAGCGCTGGAAGATGCAAGAAGTACTGAAGAAATCcacagaaaagaaacaaacattgTGGTCGCTTTGAGAAGCTAATTTGGGAGAGGGGATTTGTTGTATGGAGGGAAGATTTAGCAGAGATATGTTGTTCCAAGAGTGGGAGGTTGGCCATGTTGGGGTCAACGGCATTGGCCGCCATGAATCGCCAAAAGTTAAaaccaataataatttaaggtACAACGTCAGACATGGCTGGCGAGCCTGAGTAATTATGTTTGGAACATCATCTTACAGAAGAACTTGCCCCTTCATCAGGTTTAGTCAGATTTCAATCCCTTCTACGGAATAAGTTTGGGGgatttttagttttctgtTTGCAAAATACTATTAATCATTTGTTTCCTTCAAAGATGAAATTTTGGATGTGAAAGAttgaaattcaagaacaagaacttgaaaatcGGTTCAACTTGTCagacaaaaattattattttttctccaACTTGATGATCCACTTGAGCCACTTGATggatatattattattattattatagtaaCAACATCTGTTGGTACATAAATGAGATTATTAGGCCAAgagtttttaaatatgtaaactttttttttttttttatagaaacgTGGCggcttaaaaaaaatatgaaaattttaatcataattttgaacgctaaaacaatatattcttttttttttaaaaaaaataatttcgatttttttaatttgactaGGATTCAAAAGtatctttattaaataatatgtcaaaataaatatttaatttcgttttatttttgtcttttactTGCCTAATTTTAGTCTTTGTGAGTtcaatgaattttaaaaattagttcGTGCagccattttattattaatttttttaaaatagtcaTTATCAACgtttctttaataaattataagattatatttatttcttgcTGACAActatcattaatatttaacaaattttgagatctaaaattaagatatttttaaactgaaaaacaaaagttataggaactaaaataatattttaatatttttatgtgtATTTGCATCGTATTTAATGAAATGACGAGTTATGTAATTAGTCTAATATCATCTTTATCTTATTTCATCAATAAAGTACTCCAATTATGAGTcacacaaatatttaaaaattacacaaaTCAACAAATCTGCACGtggttaatttaataattaactaGTAGACagatattataaataattattgggAAAAAAATCCCAAGACGAAACAAACTGAAAAGttcataaatgtttttataatttagacaAAAGAAGTGTTGAAATTGAAGTTTCTGTGAAGTTATGTACCACACGGCAGCCGAGACggataaaataaatgtgaatACCATACTTTATGGCACTAATACAATAGTCAAGAGCGTTGTGTTACAGTCTTGCAGAGATCCAATCACCCCAAGAAACACAGCCCCCACCAACTCCCTATCACTCAAAGAATAGTCAATAGTGTTTAGACTGTACTGTACAGAGAAATGATTTTACACGACACAGTGCTCGTTGCTGAACAGAATCGAAGGTTTTGGCTTCTTTTTTCAGGGAGGGCCTTGTTGACTCTCTCACTTCAAAAGAGCTAATCGTTGAGACCTTAAGTAACCCTGTCTGTTATTAAGAATATCAATGTAACTTCGCAGCCTGTATCGGTCTGAATTTGTAAGTGAAAATGGTGGGTTTAGAATGAGCGATGGTGCTTCCACGAGAAGGAAAACCAGTAATTGTGCAGCTTTTGAATACAAGACAGCTGCAGTTTCCATTTCACCCATAAGCTCCTCAACCTGTGCCAATCATCACATTACATCCAGAAATCAGTCAAGACTTACTAACAAAGTAACAGAGTGATATTGTCATAATAGTAACGTTCTTGATATTCTACAGGTTAGACAACACAACTGGATGATCCAAAATTCATGCACACTAGGAATAGGAGTACTCACGCCTCCATGCCTCCCGAAAGCTAGGGCTGATTGAAATACTGTCTCTATCGCATCTGGCATTTCTGTATTACCTGTAATCATAGGTAACAAAACGAAGTGAGCTCTCTCTCTTGATATCACTCTTATATATATGCTCGCAATACTAAGATCAATAACAAATCATAGCAGATCGGGGACAAATTGAGTCTTTGGTATGCAGCTGTTACAGAAGACATACATAAGATCTGCACTTTCCAATTAATTCTAAAAGGCACACATTGCACTTGGCAACTCCATAGTGGAAGGCTGCCGCTGGCATTTGTGAAGGTTGGATGTTTATGGCTATGTTAGGTTTATTTATGGTTGGAGCGCGTGTGTCGGGTGGGTGGGGGGCTTTTTGGGTGTTCTGTAAGGTTGTTTTGTCTGAATATTAGATCAGCTAACTGCAAGTGCTGGCAAATGAAATGCAATTCTATAAGATCCTTGCAGTATCAGTGGGAAAATTTCAGTCGAAAACTTACCGGGCTCAACAATCTTGGCAAGTTCTTCAGCATATTCAACTTCCCGAAGAAACTCCCTCTCAACTTGAGAAGAGATATCCACTGGCTGATGTGAGTTAACAATGAGATGAGATTCCTTCCCAAGAGAACTTCCTTGCTTCTTGCTGAGGCTTCTCCTAAATTCTGCAGAGCCTTGGCCTGGACTTCCTTCTAAAGCTGAAGCAGCCTGTGTATGGCATATGTCCAGAGCTTTTTTCCAGATTGCAAGAATAACAAGCTGAATCGAGAATGCTTCAAGCTGTCTACCCGCAGTGatctttttaaagaaatatgaCACTGTAAGTTTCTTATGCCATAATgtagtatttttaattatatttcagTATTACATGATATAAGGTGACAATACGCATATAGGCAtatccaagaaagaaaaaaaaaagatatttatttgaatactAATCCAACAATAATGCAACGTAACGATAGAAGTACTTAGCATCTATCGCAAGTAAGGAACAGAATAATACTTTACTATTTTCTTAACTATAAATTCTAATTACTCATGCGTGAAATTACGAAAAAGAACGAGAGAGTCGCTTGGCATAACAAACAGAAATACATGAggaaatttgtaaaaaaaccGGGAGAAACATGATATTTTGTAACAATTTTGGACATTAGGTATTTGCGTCCTCTAGTCTTAAGCAGGAGACTGAAAAATAGCGTTAACTAAAAGATACGTTCTCTATGAGAGAGAGACCAAATATAAATGGAATAACCTTTCACTCCACTCATTGATCACATTGCTCTTAAAAGAACTCATATATTTGGTACGTTGAGTACTTTCTTCCTCTAGTCATGACCAGGAAACTGAAAAATAAAGTCCAGGTCCAAAAGATGCGTCCTCTATGAGAGAAAACAAtgtaaatgaagaaaaaccTTTCCACTCCACTCTTTGTTTATAATAGCTCATATAGTCAGATATCTTATTTTTCTCCCCACCGCCCTccaaacagaaaagaaaacatctcTCAGATTTCCTAACTGGAtggtaaaagaaagaaattagttGCAGCAATTTGAAATCAACTTACCTTCTCCTTCACTAATTCTGTAATGGTAGATGCAGACTGCTGCAATGACTTGACCCTTGCCCTGCAATTTGCAGATGGCTGTTCCAAAGTGTCTTCTATATCCATTGACCCTGGAGCAGAACTTTGACTTCCCAAGCTTCCCATTCGGTAGCTGCTAGTAGTAGCTCTGCCAATGATAGGCATTGGTGCAGTCACTGCAGTACCTAACCTTATCGATGATTGAGGAGGACTCTGTGATTTGCGAGAAGGGATTGGTTTGGAAGCACTTGCCAAGGTAGATGAGGTGTCATCCATGGGGGGTCCAGACACAATAACATAATCTTGATCAATCAAATCCGGTGAATCCACAACTGTGATTGAGGAAATAGAATATAAGGGGAAGAGGCAATGGTAAGACATTCTGGATCTAGACAGCTAAATCCCATAAAGGGGATGAGGAAATATATACTTCATACCTCTAGGCCGATTATTCACCGGTAGTGTGTTTGCAGATCTTGATGCACCATTCAGACTTCTATTAGAGTGTACATCTCTTTCCAACTGAACACGAGTATCCAAAATCAGAGTAGTACTTTCCATTTTATCTGGAATGCTGCCGTATCTGGAAGTAGTATCTCTGGTCCCTCTATCAACCTTTTTATCTGGGGAAAATCCATAAGTAGACTTCATTGACGACCTCCTCACAAAGGATGGACTTCCTTCAGGACCACTAGAATCATCGTCTAAAGAGAAAGGTAGATAATCATCTTGTGAATTTTCCTCCATATTACTAGCAGGATCGGATTctgaaaaaggaaattcaTCCAGTAATCTCGATGACCTCTTACTTCTGTAAGCATATGGatttaaattctattattttgataacataaacatagattgaaaaaaatggagatcTTTGCTTATTTACCTCAACGATTCATCAGGTTGATTAGCACACACAAAGgggtgtttaaaaaattcttcaaatgtTAATCTCTCCACTGCATATAAAATGACAATGAACGGAATAGAactaaaatgagaagaaatcCTACGAAGTTAATAGGAGCTTAGCATAAATAAAGGTAAGTATTACAAAATGTAAGAATTTAATTCCATCAAATCAATGTACAAACAAATAAGAATTACACTCATACCACTGGTGTTTAAAGAAGATTGCACATTTCCTTTCCAAATAACATAAATCGAGAAAATTCTTCTAGAGCTACCAAGAAGCTGGTAACTGGAGGGAATTGTAGCCAATAAAAGTGGGAGAGTCCAGGCAGGCATATTGAGGAAATTTAGGAAAAGTGAGCGCAACATTCACGTCATACTCTATTTCTTTTGTATGGAAAGAGAGATATTTCATCATACTGCGGCACTCATTCGTTCTTCAGATGCAATAACCCAAGATGTGGCAATGCAGTAAAACATCagagaataaaattttcaagcaACTTTATACCTGGATTTCGACGCAGTAATTTCCTGCACAAATCCTTGCAGTCAAAACTCAAGTCATTTATATCTGAAGGGAAATGTAATTCGGTTGATTTGACAATGTTCTGGAGCAGCTGccaaattcataataaaaatatagtatGAGATCGTCCTTGGTAATAATGAACACTCTAGGCAtgcagaaaaagaaaacataaaactaaCTGTACCTGTATCTGGTTGTTTCCTGTGAATGGAGTTCTTCCTGTTACGAGCTGAAATAATATAGCACCAACACTCCAGAGATCTGCCTGCGTATGGAGTTCACAGTTAatagaatgaagtttgattacATATAATGactgtttttatcttttgttttttattaaaaaaaacattaaaaaaaagtatgcaAACGCATAGGCATTACCTTAGCATCATACTTCTGGAGTTGCATGATCTCTGGAGCCATGTAAAGTGGTGAGCCACACAAGGTTTCTGCAAGTCCTCTAGGTTGCAGAGATCTAGCAAAATAAATTGGAGAACATAGGTCTCAAATGAAAGGGTCATAGGAGAATACTTTGACATGGag is part of the Cucurbita pepo subsp. pepo cultivar mu-cu-16 chromosome LG03, ASM280686v2, whole genome shotgun sequence genome and encodes:
- the LOC111789845 gene encoding putative receptor protein kinase ZmPK1; translated protein: MFVSFLWISSVLLASSSAWAAAPVGLQSLTPGNSIAVEDENQFLISPNGTFSSGFYRVGNNSYCYSIWYTNSFDKTVVWMANRDKPVNGEKSRLTLNVNSNLVLTDADGTVVWSSDTVSGGNIQLRLLETGNLVVMNQSQSFIWQSFDFPTDTLLPEQRFLKTSTLISMQNRGIYLSGFYYFKFNDYNILNLLYNTPSLSGIYWPDTMVTVFVNGRSPYNSSRIAILNKMGGFESSDNFKFNATDYGLGPKRRLTVDFDGVLRLYSLDESTGNWTISWLPSGARIDACMVHGLCGDYGICEYNPLPACSCPPGFTRNDPSDWTKGCRPLLNLTCDSTNSSKEMDFIALPNTDYFGHDWAYRQEISLETCRDLCLSSCECTGFGYALDGTGQCYPKSALRNGYRKPDTIVLMFIKTRKGGPSLRQQISTSDLDCSGSQTVLGADHLYAEDSSKFRYIGLLLGVVVTVGISELVFVGFGWWNVFRKRVNEEFVNMGYIVLAMGFKRFSYAELKRATKNFKQEIGKGGFGTVYKGELDDGRLVAVKRLEGVLQGDAEFWAEVSIIGKINHKNLVKLWGFCAEKQHKMLVYEYVQNGSLDKHLFSDSSQVLGLEQRYEIAVGTAKGLSYLHEECLEWVLHCDVKPQNILLDEALESKVADFGMSKLFREINESGFSKVRGTRGYLAPEWMMNLKIDAKADVYSYGIVVLELVSGKNAYGFQSSSVGNDGGSSTDLVKWIMKVAEKGEVEKVMDPRLKVEDKQSKKKIEILLKVALLCVKEDRNQRPAMSRVVELLTGYEEPTPDLFDPKFY
- the LOC111791024 gene encoding serine/threonine-protein kinase ATG1c-like, producing the protein MAHSTGRTRVVADYLVGRQIGSGSFSVVWHARHRVHGTEVAIKEISMTRLSKKLQDSLMSEIFILKRINHPNIIRLYDIIEVPGKIHLVLEYCKGGDLSFYIQQRHGRIPEAIAKHFLQQLAAGLKILRDNNLIHRDLKPQNLLLSASDDNSVLKIADFGFARSLQPRGLAETLCGSPLYMAPEIMQLQKYDAKADLWSVGAILFQLVTGRTPFTGNNQIQLLQNIVKSTELHFPSDINDLSFDCKDLCRKLLRRNPVERLTFEEFFKHPFVCANQPDESLRSKRSSRLLDEFPFSESDPASNMEENSQDDYLPFSLDDDSSGPEGSPSFVRRSSMKSTYGFSPDKKVDRGTRDTTSRYGSIPDKMESTTLILDTRVQLERDVHSNRSLNGASRSANTLPVNNRPRVVDSPDLIDQDYVIVSGPPMDDTSSTLASASKPIPSRKSQSPPQSSIRLGTAVTAPMPIIGRATTSSYRMGSLGSQSSAPGSMDIEDTLEQPSANCRARVKSLQQSASTITELVKEKITAGRQLEAFSIQLVILAIWKKALDICHTQAASALEGSPGQGSAEFRRSLSKKQGSSLGKESHLIVNSHQPVDISSQVEREFLREVEYAEELAKIVEPGNTEMPDAIETVFQSALAFGRHGGVEELMGEMETAAVLYSKAAQLLVFLLVEAPSLILNPPFSLTNSDRYRLRSYIDILNNRQGYLRSQRLALLK